The following coding sequences lie in one Pseudomonas syringae CC1557 genomic window:
- a CDS encoding homoserine kinase, with protein sequence MSVFTPLARPELETFLAPYGLGRLLDFQGIAAGSENTNYFISLEQGEFVLTLVERGPVQEMPFFIELLDVLHEADLPVPYALRTTDGQALRELAGKPALLQPRLPGKHISEPNTQHCVQIGELLANLHLATCEQIVERKTDRGLDWMLSEGRNFLSHLGETQRALLAESLQEIEDLKPQIMALPRANLHADLFRDNVLFEGTHLTGLIDFYNACSGPMLYDLAIALNDWCSRENGELDAVRARALLGAYAGLRPFTAAESKLWDTMLRIACVRFWLSRLIAAETFAGQDVLIHDPVEFEQRLAQRQEARIALPFAL encoded by the coding sequence ATGTCCGTTTTTACCCCGCTGGCTCGGCCCGAGCTGGAAACATTTCTCGCCCCTTACGGGCTCGGCCGTCTGCTTGACTTTCAGGGCATTGCCGCTGGCAGTGAAAACACCAATTACTTCATCAGCCTGGAGCAGGGCGAGTTCGTCCTGACCCTGGTAGAGCGCGGTCCTGTTCAGGAAATGCCGTTCTTCATCGAGCTGCTTGATGTGCTGCATGAGGCCGATCTTCCGGTGCCTTATGCACTGCGTACCACCGACGGTCAGGCGCTGCGCGAGCTGGCAGGCAAACCGGCGCTTCTGCAGCCGCGCCTGCCGGGCAAGCACATCAGTGAGCCGAATACCCAACATTGCGTACAGATTGGCGAGTTGCTGGCCAATCTGCATTTGGCGACATGCGAGCAGATAGTCGAGCGCAAGACTGATCGCGGGCTGGACTGGATGTTGAGCGAGGGGCGGAATTTTCTGTCGCACCTGGGCGAGACCCAGCGGGCATTGCTTGCAGAAAGCCTTCAGGAAATCGAAGACCTCAAGCCGCAGATCATGGCGTTGCCGCGTGCCAACCTGCATGCTGACCTGTTTCGCGACAACGTGCTGTTTGAAGGCACACACCTTACCGGGCTGATCGACTTTTACAATGCCTGCTCCGGCCCGATGCTGTATGACCTGGCGATTGCCCTCAACGACTGGTGTTCCCGCGAAAACGGCGAGCTTGACGCCGTCCGCGCCCGCGCCTTGCTGGGCGCTTATGCAGGCCTGCGGCCCTTCACGGCTGCGGAATCGAAGCTCTGGGACACTATGCTGCGCATCGCCTGCGTGCGTTTCTGGCTGTCACGCCTGATCGCCGCCGAAACCTTCGCCGGGCAAGACGTGCTGATTCACGATCCCGTGGAGTTCGAACAGCGCCTGGCCCAGCGCCAGGAAGCGCGCATCGCACTGCCGTTTGCGCTCTGA
- a CDS encoding DUF2782 domain-containing protein — MRKVNRLLLTGLLALCPLLAVAAEDSPSAAPDVTIRTDGDRTIQEYRQNGFLYAVKITPKHGKPYFLVRADGTSPNFIRSDQPDMLIPQWEIFSW, encoded by the coding sequence ATGCGCAAGGTAAATCGACTCTTATTGACCGGCCTGTTGGCGCTTTGCCCTTTGCTCGCGGTTGCAGCAGAGGACTCACCCTCGGCGGCGCCGGACGTTACTATCCGCACCGACGGTGACAGAACCATTCAGGAATACCGTCAGAATGGTTTTTTGTATGCGGTCAAAATTACTCCGAAACACGGCAAACCCTATTTTCTGGTGCGCGCCGATGGTACAAGCCCCAACTTCATCCGTTCGGATCAACCGGACATGCTGATCCCGCAGTGGGAAATATTCAGCTGGTAG
- the polA gene encoding DNA polymerase I, whose product MTQAPLVLVDGSSYLYRAFHALPPLTTSKGLPTGAVKGVLNMLKSLRRQYPDSPLAVVFDAKGGTFRDALYTDYKANRPSMPDDLRVQVDLLHACVKGMGYPFLCVEGVEADDVIGTLARSSAAADRPVVISTGDKDMAQLVDGHITLVNTMTGSVLDVAGVKEKFGVGPEHIIDYLALMGDKVDNIPGVPGVGEKTAVGLLVGVGGGIKELYDNLDKVATLPIRGAKTLAAKLEEHREMAFLSYELATIKIDVPLDIELDQLHCGEPDRDTLMELYAELEFKSWIEDLQRDAKRAGQELAVEEPTVAAKEAAYEVILEQAQFDAWLKKLQAAPLFAFVTQSNGTDAQRAQLVGLSFAIQTHEAAYIPLTHSYMGVPQQLDRDTVLKTLKPLLEDPGKIKVGQHAKFAINLLANCAVDGDQTQGIDLQGVRFDTILESYVLDSTATRHDRDSLVAKYLTHTPINFQDIAGKGAKQLTFDQIALEQAGNYAAEEADLTLRLHEVFDARLAAIPTLQPVLNDIEMPLVPVLARIERQGALVDANLLGIQSVELGDKMTALEREAFAIAGEEFNLGSPKQLGVILYEKLGMPILSKTATGQPSTAEAVLAELAEQDFPLPKVLMQYRSMSKLKSTYTDRLPEQINPRTGRIHTSYHQAVAVTGRLSSSDPNLQNIPIRTAEGRRIRQAFVAPKGYKLLAADYSQIELRIMAHLAKDEGLLHAFRNDLDVHRATAAEVFGVELDGVTNDMRRSAKAINFGLIYGMSAFGLAKQIGVDRKQSQAYVDRYFARYPGVLDYMERTRAQAAEQGFVETIFGRRLYLPDINAKNPSLRKGAERMAINAPMQGTAADIIKKAMVAVNGWLDESGLDARVILQVHDELVLEVREDLVDQISEQIRPHMSGAAELAVPLLVEVGVGNNWDEAH is encoded by the coding sequence ATGACCCAAGCGCCGCTCGTCCTGGTAGACGGTTCTTCTTACCTCTACCGTGCCTTCCACGCACTGCCCCCCCTGACCACGTCCAAAGGGCTGCCGACCGGCGCCGTCAAAGGCGTGCTGAACATGCTCAAAAGCCTGCGCCGCCAGTATCCGGACAGCCCGCTCGCGGTGGTTTTCGACGCCAAGGGCGGGACGTTCCGTGACGCGTTGTACACCGACTATAAAGCCAACCGGCCCAGCATGCCGGACGATCTGCGTGTGCAGGTCGATCTGCTGCATGCCTGCGTCAAAGGCATGGGCTATCCATTCCTGTGCGTGGAAGGCGTCGAAGCGGATGACGTGATCGGCACCCTGGCGCGCAGCAGCGCGGCGGCGGATCGGCCAGTGGTCATTTCCACTGGCGACAAGGACATGGCGCAGTTGGTCGACGGGCATATCACCCTGGTCAACACCATGACCGGCAGCGTGCTCGACGTGGCGGGCGTGAAAGAGAAATTCGGCGTCGGCCCGGAGCACATCATCGATTACCTCGCGCTGATGGGCGACAAGGTTGACAACATTCCCGGCGTGCCGGGCGTCGGTGAGAAAACTGCCGTCGGCCTGCTGGTCGGTGTCGGCGGCGGGATAAAGGAGCTTTACGACAACCTCGACAAGGTCGCGACCCTGCCAATCCGTGGCGCCAAGACCCTGGCCGCCAAGCTCGAAGAACACCGCGAGATGGCTTTCCTGTCCTACGAACTGGCAACCATCAAGATCGACGTGCCTCTGGACATCGAGCTGGATCAGTTGCACTGCGGCGAGCCGGACCGCGACACGCTGATGGAGCTGTACGCCGAGCTGGAATTCAAGAGCTGGATCGAAGACCTGCAACGCGACGCCAAGCGTGCCGGACAGGAACTGGCGGTTGAAGAACCGACAGTCGCAGCAAAGGAAGCGGCCTATGAAGTCATCCTTGAACAAGCCCAGTTCGATGCCTGGCTGAAAAAGCTTCAGGCGGCGCCGCTTTTTGCTTTCGTCACCCAGAGCAACGGCACCGACGCCCAGCGTGCACAACTGGTCGGTTTGTCTTTCGCCATCCAGACCCACGAAGCGGCTTATATCCCGCTGACTCACTCGTACATGGGCGTGCCCCAGCAGCTGGACCGCGACACGGTGCTCAAGACGCTCAAACCGTTGCTGGAAGACCCGGGCAAGATCAAGGTCGGCCAGCACGCCAAATTCGCCATCAACCTGCTTGCCAACTGCGCGGTCGATGGCGATCAGACGCAGGGCATCGATTTGCAGGGCGTCAGGTTCGACACCATTCTGGAATCCTACGTTCTCGATTCCACTGCAACGCGTCACGACCGCGACAGTCTGGTGGCCAAGTACCTGACGCACACGCCGATAAACTTTCAGGACATCGCCGGCAAAGGTGCCAAACAGCTGACCTTCGACCAGATTGCCCTGGAGCAGGCGGGCAACTATGCCGCTGAAGAAGCCGATCTGACCCTGCGCCTGCATGAAGTCTTCGACGCGCGTCTGGCGGCAATCCCGACCTTGCAGCCGGTGCTCAACGATATCGAAATGCCGCTGGTGCCCGTACTGGCCCGTATCGAGCGCCAGGGCGCGCTGGTCGACGCCAACCTGCTGGGCATCCAGAGCGTTGAACTGGGCGACAAGATGACCGCACTGGAGCGCGAAGCCTTCGCCATTGCCGGTGAAGAGTTCAACCTCGGCTCGCCCAAGCAGCTCGGGGTGATTCTCTATGAAAAACTCGGCATGCCGATCCTCAGCAAAACCGCCACCGGCCAGCCGTCGACTGCCGAAGCGGTGCTGGCCGAACTGGCCGAGCAGGATTTCCCGCTGCCCAAGGTGCTGATGCAGTACCGCTCGATGAGCAAGCTCAAGAGTACGTACACCGACCGTCTGCCCGAGCAGATCAACCCGCGCACCGGACGCATCCATACCTCTTACCATCAGGCGGTAGCGGTGACAGGCCGTTTGTCCTCCAGTGATCCGAACCTGCAGAACATCCCGATTCGTACCGCTGAAGGCCGACGCATCCGCCAGGCGTTCGTGGCGCCCAAGGGTTACAAACTGCTGGCAGCGGACTATTCGCAGATCGAACTGCGGATCATGGCGCATCTGGCGAAGGACGAAGGCTTGCTGCACGCGTTCCGCAACGATCTGGACGTGCACCGGGCGACGGCGGCGGAAGTCTTCGGCGTCGAGCTGGACGGCGTCACTAATGACATGCGGCGCAGCGCCAAGGCGATCAACTTCGGCCTGATCTACGGCATGAGCGCGTTCGGCCTGGCCAAACAGATCGGTGTCGACCGCAAGCAATCACAGGCCTACGTAGACCGGTACTTCGCTCGCTACCCCGGCGTACTCGACTACATGGAGCGCACCCGCGCCCAGGCCGCCGAGCAGGGCTTTGTCGAAACCATCTTCGGTCGCCGCCTGTACCTGCCCGACATCAACGCCAAGAACCCGTCCCTGCGCAAGGGCGCGGAGCGCATGGCGATCAACGCGCCAATGCAAGGCACCGCCGCAGACATCATCAAAAAAGCGATGGTGGCGGTGAACGGCTGGCTGGATGAGTCGGGGCTGGATGCGCGCGTCATCCTGCAGGTACACGATGAACTGGTGCTGGAAGTGCGCGAAGACCTGGTTGATCAGATCAGCGAACAGATCCGTCCGCACATGAGCGGGGCAGCAGAATTGGCCGTGCCACTGCTGGTGGAAGTGGGTGTGGGCAACAATTGGGACGAGGCACATTGA
- the yihA gene encoding ribosome biogenesis GTP-binding protein YihA/YsxC produces the protein MQLKNPILGLCQQATFMLSAAKVDQCPDDEGFEVAFAGRSNAGKSSALNTLTHASLARTSKTPGRTQLLNFFGLDEDRRLVDLPGYGYAKVPIPLKLHWQRHLEAYLGSRESLKGLILMMDIRHPMTDFDLLMLDWAIASNMPMHILLTKADKLTYGAAKNTLLKVQADIRKGWGDAVSIQLFSAPKRMGLEEAYTVLADWMELEDKAPAE, from the coding sequence ATGCAACTCAAAAACCCTATTCTCGGTCTGTGCCAACAGGCCACGTTCATGCTCAGCGCCGCCAAGGTCGACCAATGCCCCGATGACGAAGGTTTTGAGGTCGCATTTGCCGGCCGCTCCAACGCTGGCAAGTCGAGCGCGCTGAACACCCTGACACACGCCAGTCTGGCGCGTACCTCCAAAACGCCGGGGCGTACCCAGTTGCTGAACTTCTTCGGCCTGGACGAGGATCGTCGTCTGGTCGACCTGCCGGGCTACGGCTATGCGAAAGTCCCCATCCCGCTGAAGCTGCACTGGCAGCGTCACCTGGAAGCTTACCTGGGCAGTCGCGAAAGTCTGAAAGGGCTGATTCTGATGATGGACATCCGTCATCCAATGACCGACTTCGACCTGTTGATGCTGGATTGGGCGATAGCCAGCAACATGCCGATGCACATTCTGCTGACCAAGGCCGACAAACTGACCTATGGCGCAGCCAAGAACACGCTGCTCAAGGTGCAGGCCGATATCCGCAAGGGCTGGGGCGACGCCGTCAGCATTCAGTTGTTCTCGGCCCCCAAGCGCATGGGGCTGGAAGAGGCCTATACCGTACTGGCCGACTGGATGGAACTGGAAGACAAGGCGCCTGCCGAGTAA
- a CDS encoding thiol:disulfide interchange protein DsbA/DsbL, producing MRNLIISAALVAASLFGMSAQAAEPIEAGKQYVELKSAVPVAEPGKIEVIELFWYGCPHCYAFEPTINPWVEKLPSDVHFVRIPAMFGGPWDAHGQLFITLDTMGVEHKVHAAVFEAIQKGGKRLTDKNDMADFVATQGVNKDDFLKTFDSFAVKGKIAQYKELAKKYEVTGVPTMIVNGKYRFDLGSAGGPEQTLEVANQLIAKERAAATAAK from the coding sequence ATGCGTAATCTGATCATCAGCGCCGCGCTGGTTGCCGCCAGTCTGTTCGGTATGTCCGCCCAGGCCGCCGAGCCTATCGAAGCCGGCAAACAATACGTCGAGCTGAAAAGCGCTGTGCCTGTAGCCGAGCCTGGCAAGATCGAAGTAATCGAGCTGTTCTGGTATGGCTGCCCGCATTGCTACGCGTTTGAGCCAACCATCAATCCGTGGGTTGAAAAACTTCCGTCCGATGTGCACTTCGTACGTATCCCTGCCATGTTCGGCGGTCCTTGGGATGCCCACGGCCAACTGTTCATCACCCTCGACACCATGGGTGTAGAGCACAAGGTCCACGCTGCGGTATTCGAGGCCATCCAGAAAGGCGGCAAGCGTCTGACCGACAAGAACGACATGGCCGATTTCGTCGCCACTCAGGGCGTGAACAAGGACGACTTCCTCAAGACCTTCGATTCCTTCGCAGTGAAGGGCAAGATCGCGCAGTACAAGGAACTGGCCAAGAAGTACGAAGTGACTGGCGTTCCAACCATGATCGTCAATGGCAAATACCGCTTTGACCTGGGTTCTGCCGGCGGTCCGGAACAGACCCTGGAAGTTGCCAACCAGTTGATTGCCAAAGAGCGGGCGGCTGCCACAGCCGCCAAGTAA
- a CDS encoding endonuclease/exonuclease/phosphatase family protein produces MRRWGKGSPRIVGLHDPQVNEHHLLQNGLPEDGRLRLLSFNIQVGISTQRYHHYLTRSWQHLLPHGGRAGNLQKIGELINDFDLVALQEVDGGSVRSGFVNQVEHLAQLGGFPYWYQQLNRNLGRLAQHSNGVLSRLRPTKIEDHPLPGPAGRGAILVRFGEGEDALVVVMMHLALGTRTRTRQLAYIRELIGGYRHQVLMGDMNTHANDLLEHSPLRDLGLLAPQIEATFPSWRPQRCLDHILLSPTLTLERVQVLAQPISDHLPVAVEIRLPDSLRGDSLPVPSGGSLA; encoded by the coding sequence ATGCGCCGCTGGGGCAAAGGCAGCCCGCGTATCGTTGGCCTGCATGATCCGCAGGTCAACGAACATCATCTGCTGCAAAACGGCTTGCCGGAAGACGGCAGGCTGCGTTTGCTCAGTTTCAATATCCAGGTGGGTATAAGTACCCAACGCTACCATCACTACCTGACGCGCAGCTGGCAGCACTTGCTGCCGCACGGTGGGCGAGCAGGCAACCTGCAGAAAATCGGCGAGCTGATCAACGATTTCGATCTGGTGGCGCTTCAGGAAGTGGACGGCGGGAGCGTGCGCTCCGGCTTCGTCAATCAGGTCGAGCATCTTGCCCAGCTGGGCGGTTTCCCGTACTGGTATCAACAGCTCAATCGCAACCTCGGGCGCCTTGCGCAGCACAGCAATGGCGTGCTGAGCCGTTTGCGGCCGACCAAGATCGAGGACCACCCACTGCCCGGCCCGGCCGGGCGCGGTGCAATTCTCGTGCGCTTCGGCGAAGGAGAGGACGCGCTGGTAGTGGTCATGATGCACCTGGCCCTCGGCACGCGGACCCGAACCCGACAGCTCGCCTATATTCGCGAACTGATCGGCGGCTACCGCCATCAGGTACTCATGGGCGACATGAACACCCACGCCAATGACCTGCTTGAGCACTCGCCGCTAAGGGATCTCGGGCTTCTGGCCCCGCAGATAGAGGCGACCTTTCCAAGCTGGCGGCCACAACGCTGCCTCGATCACATTTTGCTCAGCCCGACCCTGACGCTCGAACGCGTGCAGGTGCTGGCGCAACCCATTTCCGATCACCTGCCTGTCGCTGTCGAGATTCGCCTGCCTGACTCACTGCGGGGTGACTCACTGCCTGTGCCCTCTGGTGGAAGCCTTGCATGA
- a CDS encoding GGDEF domain-containing protein, translating into MSDDAERWKEKYLKGIEQQDKLEKRWDARLDLLRRGLVRSSLAAEGSDRAVDECMKEMREIVRTDDMDAGLAALIPRLEKAVLDSEHRREVRAGQISSALTALVTQLQALPLPREVRKPLKRFAKDLEERASHARELPVLLSELSGLQGQALTQIEKPEEGPRQGLLQRLFGSRETHSDEHTPETAAPEAAPAEIPPPVHEQRDNAYEPPEPAAEADTPPAPIAPIAPRPTLAPTPVVPPEEKTDPVIEPAPAPEPAPEVDTVAATASVEAAPSVATTPATPITADIVPEPTPEHAYLYVEPVDITDMAAPIPSVPYQQRPAPVVVAAEQAEEEPDTEAETTEGDDGYALPSSPEPSYSSVAAHIEETLLGLLNDLTLSEHFRPQVEDMQLRLKHGLNWYELLPILDDLAVLMLAINNGGQQEFGSYLKQLNERLESFQSHLQAASEDHAEDQSAVRDLNEQLREQVGGLQSSVQDASDLTSLKQVLDNRLEGLLSTMDNYQRKRDNREQEVASRLQSLSARVASMEQEALGFRTHLEEQRQKALVDPLTELPNRAAWGERLEHEMAQWQQEKNSLLVCILDLDHFKRINDGYGHLAGDKVLKIVANVFKKRLRPGDFLARFGGEEFVMLLPATLPEAGLILVNELRAAVEMCPFHFKGERVTITVSIGMTAFRAGERPDTAIKRADQALYKAKENGRNRLEQG; encoded by the coding sequence ATGAGCGACGACGCGGAGCGTTGGAAAGAGAAATACCTCAAAGGGATCGAGCAACAGGACAAGCTCGAAAAGCGCTGGGATGCGCGGCTCGACTTGCTGCGTCGCGGTTTGGTACGCAGCAGCCTGGCGGCGGAGGGCTCTGACCGGGCTGTCGACGAATGCATGAAGGAAATGCGCGAAATCGTCCGCACCGACGACATGGACGCGGGCCTCGCAGCCCTGATCCCGCGCCTTGAAAAAGCGGTACTGGATTCCGAGCATCGCCGTGAAGTCCGCGCCGGGCAGATCAGCTCGGCACTGACCGCACTGGTCACCCAGCTCCAGGCATTGCCGCTGCCACGCGAAGTGCGCAAACCACTCAAGCGCTTTGCCAAGGACCTTGAAGAGCGGGCGTCTCACGCACGCGAGCTGCCCGTGCTGCTCAGTGAGCTGAGCGGGCTGCAAGGCCAGGCCCTGACCCAGATTGAAAAACCCGAAGAAGGGCCCCGCCAAGGGCTGCTGCAACGCCTGTTCGGCTCGCGAGAGACGCACAGCGATGAGCATACTCCTGAAACGGCTGCGCCCGAAGCTGCTCCGGCCGAGATACCACCGCCCGTGCACGAGCAGCGCGACAACGCGTATGAACCGCCCGAACCCGCTGCCGAGGCAGATACGCCGCCAGCGCCGATAGCACCGATAGCACCAAGGCCAACGCTGGCGCCGACACCAGTAGTGCCCCCTGAAGAGAAGACTGATCCGGTTATCGAACCCGCCCCGGCACCAGAGCCAGCTCCAGAAGTCGATACAGTCGCAGCCACCGCGTCGGTGGAAGCTGCACCTTCAGTGGCTACTACGCCTGCCACGCCGATCACCGCAGACATCGTTCCAGAGCCAACGCCCGAACACGCTTACCTCTACGTCGAGCCTGTCGACATCACCGATATGGCGGCCCCCATACCGAGCGTGCCCTATCAGCAAAGACCGGCACCGGTCGTCGTCGCAGCAGAACAAGCAGAAGAAGAGCCCGATACCGAAGCTGAAACTACAGAAGGCGACGACGGTTATGCGCTGCCCTCCTCCCCGGAGCCGAGTTACAGCTCGGTCGCTGCACACATTGAAGAAACCCTGCTGGGCTTGCTCAACGACCTGACGTTGTCCGAGCATTTTCGTCCGCAGGTCGAGGATATGCAGTTACGTCTGAAACACGGGCTTAACTGGTACGAACTGCTGCCGATCCTCGACGATCTGGCGGTTTTGATGCTGGCGATCAATAACGGCGGTCAGCAGGAATTCGGCAGCTATCTCAAGCAGCTCAATGAGCGACTCGAATCTTTCCAGAGCCATTTGCAGGCTGCCAGCGAGGATCACGCCGAAGACCAGTCCGCGGTTCGCGATTTGAACGAGCAATTGCGCGAACAAGTGGGCGGGCTGCAAAGCAGCGTTCAGGATGCTTCCGACCTGACCAGCCTCAAGCAGGTACTGGATAACCGGCTCGAAGGCTTGCTCAGCACCATGGATAACTACCAGCGCAAGCGCGACAACCGCGAGCAGGAGGTCGCATCGCGCCTGCAAAGCCTGTCGGCCCGAGTGGCAAGCATGGAGCAGGAGGCATTGGGTTTCAGGACCCACCTGGAAGAGCAGCGACAGAAGGCGCTGGTTGATCCGCTCACCGAACTGCCCAACCGGGCTGCATGGGGCGAACGCCTTGAGCATGAGATGGCGCAGTGGCAGCAGGAAAAGAACAGCCTGCTGGTGTGCATTCTCGACCTCGACCACTTCAAGCGCATCAACGATGGCTACGGGCATCTGGCTGGCGACAAAGTGCTTAAAATTGTCGCCAACGTCTTCAAAAAGCGCCTGCGCCCGGGTGATTTCCTCGCCCGCTTCGGTGGCGAAGAATTTGTCATGTTGCTGCCTGCAACACTTCCAGAAGCCGGATTGATACTGGTCAACGAACTGCGCGCCGCCGTCGAGATGTGCCCGTTTCACTTCAAGGGTGAGCGAGTAACGATCACCGTCTCAATAGGGATGACTGCCTTCCGCGCGGGCGAACGCCCTGATACCGCTATAAAGCGCGCCGACCAGGCACTCTACAAAGCCAAGGAAAATGGCAGGAACCGGTTAGAGCAGGGCTAG
- a CDS encoding N-acetylmuramoyl-L-alanine amidase — protein MKLYFSAFLLLVLTACSSGPKLDTSHPSVNFDGRIQYVVMHYTSTSLERSLQLLTHGEVSSHYLIGDDPQATIYKLVDESARAWHAGESEWEGRTWLNSSSIGIEIVNPGFKDTPTGRLWYPYTEAQVKSITVLLKDIVKRNRIDPKHIIGHSDIAPLRKQDPGPLFPWKRLAAEGLGIWPDERQVAQRQALLAVNLPSITWFQQQLARLGYTTPQTGELDVATRQVLAAFQMHYRPARFDGEPDAQSAAILQVLNHSN, from the coding sequence ATGAAGCTGTATTTCTCTGCCTTCCTGTTACTTGTCCTGACGGCCTGCTCAAGCGGTCCGAAGCTGGATACCAGCCATCCGTCCGTGAATTTCGACGGTCGGATTCAGTACGTCGTGATGCACTACACCTCGACTTCACTGGAACGCTCCCTCCAGTTGTTGACCCATGGCGAGGTCAGCAGTCATTACCTGATCGGGGATGACCCCCAGGCCACGATCTACAAACTGGTCGATGAAAGTGCCCGAGCCTGGCACGCGGGTGAAAGCGAATGGGAAGGCCGCACATGGCTTAACTCCAGCTCCATCGGCATTGAAATCGTCAATCCAGGCTTCAAGGACACGCCGACCGGTCGCCTGTGGTATCCGTACACCGAGGCACAGGTCAAGTCGATCACCGTACTGCTCAAGGACATCGTCAAACGCAACAGGATCGACCCCAAACACATCATTGGGCACAGCGACATTGCGCCGCTGCGCAAGCAGGACCCGGGTCCGCTGTTCCCGTGGAAGCGTCTCGCAGCTGAAGGACTCGGCATCTGGCCAGACGAACGCCAGGTTGCCCAGCGTCAGGCGCTGCTGGCCGTCAACCTGCCGAGCATCACCTGGTTCCAGCAGCAACTGGCGCGCCTGGGCTACACCACCCCGCAGACCGGCGAGCTGGACGTCGCAACACGCCAGGTACTGGCAGCCTTCCAGATGCACTACCGCCCTGCGCGCTTCGACGGCGAACCCGACGCCCAAAGCGCGGCCATTTTGCAGGTGCTTAATCACTCGAATTGA